A segment of the Cololabis saira isolate AMF1-May2022 chromosome 3, fColSai1.1, whole genome shotgun sequence genome:
tctgtgcaacacctgcggaaaatcgtttactaaatcatcagatcttaaacgccacataaccacgcacacgggcgagaagccctacatctgcaaaacatgtggaaaaagttacaggctacgttccaccttggtggttcactcgaggatccacactggtgaaaagccgtacctgtgcagcACCTGCGGCAAAACCTTTACTCAATCATCACTTCTTAAACaccacataaccacacacacgggcgagaagccctacatgtgcaaaacatgtggtaaaagttacaggctacgttcccacctgctggttcactcgaggatccacacgggcgagaaaccgtacctgtgcaacacctgcggaaaaacctttactcaatTATCAGCTCTTAagagccacataaccacgcacacgggcgagaagccatatttgtgcaagacgtgcaacaaaggttttagccgcagaagtatattgctgaatcacatgaaaaatcacccggaggagaagtctggtgactcgtgacaaatgaagttcatgttgtcgtccctggggcagctgtccactcctgtctgacccacagaa
Coding sequences within it:
- the LOC133440687 gene encoding zinc finger protein 239-like; translation: MKIHTGERPYLCNTCGKSFTKSSDLKRHITTHTGEKPYICKTCGKSYRLRSTLVVHSRIHTGEKPYLCSTCGKTFTQSSLLKHHITTHTGEKPYMCKTCGKSYRLRSHLLVHSRIHTGEKPYLCNTCGKTFTQLSALKSHITTHTGEKPYLCKTCNKGFSRRSILLNHMKNHPESSGSGVLIFVGGVRCCPLRSLTPRVTFPVESDDVGGPFWVLSTLAPTTVS